From Pongo pygmaeus isolate AG05252 chromosome 1, NHGRI_mPonPyg2-v2.0_pri, whole genome shotgun sequence, one genomic window encodes:
- the HES3 gene encoding transcription factor HES-3 yields MDCNMGTEPAARGSLPGNFRKISKPLMEKKRRARINVSLEQLKSLLEKHYSHQIQKRKLEKADILELSVKYMRSLQNSLPGLWPVPRGAEHPSGFHSCLPGVSQLLRRGDEVGGGLRCPLVPERAAGSTMDSAGLGQEAPALFRPCTPAVWAPAPAAGGPRSPPPPLLLPGSSASVPPPQPASSRCAESPGLGLRVWRPW; encoded by the exons ATGGACTGCAACATGGGCACGGAGCCTGCTGCCCGGGGCAGCCTCCCCGGCAACTTCCGAAAG ATTTCCAAGCCGCTGATGGAGAAAAAGCGCCGGGCACGCATCAATGTGTCACTGGAGCAGCTCAAGTCGCTGCTGGAGAAACACTATTCGCACCAG ATCCAGAAGCGCAAGTTGGAGAAGGCTGACATCCTGGAGTTGAGCGTGAAGTACATGAGAAGCCTTCAGAACTCCTTGCCAG GGCTCTGGCCAGTGCCCAGGGGAGCCGAGCACCCGTCGGGCTTCCACAGCTGCCTGCCCGGCGTGAGCCAGCTCCTTCGGCGCGGAGATGAGGTCGGCGGCGGCCTGCGCTGCCCCCTGGTGCCCGAGCGCGCCGCCGGCAGCACCATGGACAGCGCCGGGCTGGGCCAGGAGGCGCCCGCGCTGTTCCGCCCTTGCACCCCCGCCGTCTGGGCTCCTGCTCCGGCCGCCGGCGGCCCGCGGTCCCCACCACCCCCGCTCCTCCTCCCCGGCTCGTCCGCCAGCGTCCCCCCGCCGCAGCCAGCGTCGAGTCGCTGCGCCGAGAGCCCCGGGCTGGGCCTGCGCGTGTGGCGGCCCTGGTGA
- the GPR153 gene encoding probable G-protein coupled receptor 153, which produces MSDERRLPGSAVGWLACGGLSLLANAWGILSVGAKQKKWKPLEFLLCTLAATHMLNVAVPIATYSVVQLRRQRPDFEWNEGLCKVFVSTFYTLTLATCFSVTSLSYHRMWMVCWPVNYRLSNAKKQAVHTVMGIWMVSFILSALPAVGWHDTSERFYSHGCHFIVAEIGLGFGVCFLLLVGGSMAMGVICTAIALFQTLAVQVGRQADRRGFTVPTIVVEDAQGKRRSSIDGSEPAKTSLQITGLVTTIVFIYDCLMGFPVLVVSFSSLRADASAPWMALCVLWCSVAQALLLPVFLWACDRYRADLKAVREKCMALVANDEESDDETSLEGGISPDLVLERSLDYGYGGDFVALDRMAKYEISALEGGLPQLYPLRPLQEDKMQYLQVPPTRRFSHDDAHVWAAVPLPAFLPRWGSGEDLAALAHLVLPAGPERRRASLLAFAEDAPPSRARRRSAESLLSLQPSALDSGPRRTRDSPPGSPRRRPGPGPRSASASLLPDAFALTAFECEPQALRRPPGPFPAAPAAPDDADPGEAPTPPSSAQRSPGPRPAAHPHAGSLRPGLSASWGEPGGLRAAGGGGSTSSFLSSPSESSGYATLHSDSLGSAS; this is translated from the exons ATGAGTGATGAGCGGCGGCTGCCTGGCAGTGCAGTGGGCTGGCTGGCATGTGGGGGCCTCTCCCTGCTGGCCAACGCCTGGGGCATCCTCAGCGTTGGCGCCAAGCAGAAGAAGTGGAAGCCCTTGGAGTTCCTGCTGTGTACGCTCGCGGCCACCCACATGCTAAACGTGGCCGTGCCCATCGCCACCTACTCCGTGGTGCAGCTGCGGCGGCAGCGCCCCGACTTCGAGTGGAATGAGGGTCTCTGCAAGGTCTTCGTGTCCACCTTCTACACCCTCACCCTGGCCACCTGTTTCTCTGTCACCTCCCTCTCCTACCACCGCATGTGGATGGTCTGCTGGCCCGTCAACTACCG GCTGAGCAATGCCAAGAAGCAGGCGGTGCACACGGTCATGGGTATCTGGATGGTGTCCTTCATCCTGTCGGCCCTGCCTGCCGTTGGCTGGCATGACACCAGCGAGCGCTTCTACAGCCATGGCTGCCACTTCATCGTGGCTGAGATCGGCCTGGGCTTCGGCGTCTGCTTCCTGCTGCTGGTGGGCGGCAGCATGGCCATGGGCGTGATCTGCACAGCCATCGCCCTCTTCCAGACGCTGGCTGTGCAGGTGGGGCGCCAGGCCGACCGCCGCGGCTTCACCGTGCCCACCATCGTGGTGGAGGACGCGCAGGGCAAGCGGCGCTCCTCCATCGATGGCTCGGAGCCCGCCAAAACCTCTCTGCAGATCACGGGCCTCGTGACCACCATAGTCTTCATCTACGACTGCCTCATGGGCTTCCCTGTGCTG GTGGTGAGCTTCAGCAGCCTGCGGGCCGACGCCTCAGCGCCCTGGATGGCACTCTGCGTGCTGTGGTGCTCCGTGGCCCAGGCCCTGCTGCTGCCTGTGTTCCTCTGGGCCTGCGACCGCTACCGGGCCGACCTCAAGGCTGTCCGGGAGAAGTGCATGGCCCTCGTGGCCAACGACGAGGAGTCAGATGACG agaccagcctggaaggtgGCATCTCCCCAGACCTGGTGTTGGAGCGCTCCCTGGACTATGGCTATGGAGGTGACTTTGTGGCCCTAGATAGGATGGCCAAGTATGAGATCTCCGCCCTGGAGGGGGGCCTGCCCCAGCTCTACCCGCTGCGGCCCTTGCAGGAGGACAAGATGCAGTACCTGCAG GTCCCGCCCACGCGGCGCTTCTCCCACGACGATGCGCACGTGTGGGCCGCCGTCCCGCTGCCCGCCTTCCTGCCGCGCTGGGGCTCCGGCGAGGACCTGGCCGCCCTGGCGCACTTGGTGCTGCCTGCCGGGCCCGAGCGGCGCCGCGCCAGCCTCCTGGCCTTCGCGGAGGACGCACCCCCGTCCCGCGCGCGCCGCCGCTCGGCCGAGAGCCTGCTGTCGCTGCAGCCCTCGGCCCTGGACAGCGGCCCGCGGCGAACCCGCGACTCGCCCCCCGGCAGCCCGCGCCGCCGCCCCGGGCCCGGCCCTCGCTCCGCCTCGGCCTCGCTGCTGCCCGACGCCTTCGCCCTGACCGCCTTCGAGTGCGAGCCACAGGCCCTGCGCCGCCCGCCCGGGCCTTTCCCCGCTGCGCCCGCCGCTCCCGACGACGCCGATCCCGGAGAGGCCCCGACGCCCCCAAGCAGCGCCCAGCGGAGCCCCGGGCCACGCCCCGCTGCGCACCCGCACGCAGGCTCTCTGCGCCCCGGCCTGAGCGCGTCGTGGGGCGAGCCCGGGGGGCTGCGcgcggcgggcggcggcggcagcaCCAGCAGCTTCCTGAGCTCCCCCTCCGAGTCCTCGGGCTACGCCACGCTGCACTCGGACTCGCTGGGCTCCGCGTCCTAG